The Amycolatopsis nigrescens CSC17Ta-90 genomic interval ACGAGCGGGTCCTCAAGCCCCGCGAGCTGGACTACAAGGTGGTCTTCCCCGGTCCCGGCGGCGCGAACGCGGTCGAGGCGGCGCTGAAGCTGGCCCGCAAGGTGACCGGGCGCGAGTCGGTCATCAACTTCACCAACGCCTTCCACGGGATGACCCTCGGCGCGCTGTCGGTCACCGGTAACTCGATGAAGCGCGGCGGTGCCGGCATCCCGCTGGTGCACGCCACTCCGATGCCGTACGACCAGTACTTCGACGGCGCGTACCCGGACTTCCTGTACTTCGAGCGGCTGCTGCAGGACTCCGGCAGCGGGCTGAACGAGCCCGCCGCGGTGATCGTGGAGACTGTGCAGGGCGAGGGCGGCATCAACGCCGCCGGGATCGAATGGCTCAAGGGCCTCGCCGAGCTGTGCAAGCGCCACGACATCCTGCTGATCGTGGACGACGTGCAGATGGGCTGCGGCCGGACCGGTCCGTTCTTCAGCTTCGAAGAAGCCGGGATCACCCCGGACATCGTCTGCCTGTCCAAGTCCATCTCCGGCTACGGCCTGCCGATGGCGCTCACCCTGATCCGGCCGGACCTCGACGTGTGGGAGCCCGGCGAGCACAACGGCACCTTCCGCGGGATCAGCCCTGCCTTCGTCACCGCCACCGCGGCGCTGCGCACCTACTGGAGCGACGACGAGCTGGAGAAGTCGACCAAGGCCAAGGGCGAGCGGATCGGCGCCGCCTTCGACGAGATCGTCACCGCCTACCCGGAGGCGAACCTGCTGGCCAAGGGCCGCGGGCTGGCCAGGGGCCTGGAGTTCGCCAGCGGCGACCTTGCCGGCAAGGTCTG includes:
- the ectB gene encoding diaminobutyrate--2-oxoglutarate transaminase → MSIFEALESQVRSYSRGWPVVFDRAVGSQLFAEDGTPYLDFFAGAGALNYGHNNPALKQALIDYLQRDGVTHALDMFTVAKRDFLETVNERVLKPRELDYKVVFPGPGGANAVEAALKLARKVTGRESVINFTNAFHGMTLGALSVTGNSMKRGGAGIPLVHATPMPYDQYFDGAYPDFLYFERLLQDSGSGLNEPAAVIVETVQGEGGINAAGIEWLKGLAELCKRHDILLIVDDVQMGCGRTGPFFSFEEAGITPDIVCLSKSISGYGLPMALTLIRPDLDVWEPGEHNGTFRGISPAFVTATAALRTYWSDDELEKSTKAKGERIGAAFDEIVTAYPEANLLAKGRGLARGLEFASGDLAGKVCAAAFERGLLMETSGPDGEVMKLLPPLTLTDDELGKGLDIIAESVQTVLSK